In Janibacter sp. CX7, a single genomic region encodes these proteins:
- a CDS encoding trehalose-6-phosphate synthase — MGLTQPDQHRGTRVEFPSHPTFDEVVVANRLPVTRDLDEDGSGLWRTSPGGLVTAMGAITGGRRGAWVGWTGDADEVPEPFVLGGSTHLVPLSLGHDEVSDFHEGFSTATLWPLYHDVIAQPVFRHRWWDAYLRVNERFASSAAACAAPGATVWVHDYQLQLVPDLIRRARPDVRIGWFNHIPFPAAELFSQLPWREEVLRGLLGADVLGFQRRSDADNFLRTCAQVLGLSTEPGSIICPDSTTADPAAAPRRVSVTAMPVSVDAQQIHELARSRRVTERSREIRRSLGDPKTLLLGVDRLDYTKGIRHRLRAVSELLAEGELVAGEHAVVQVATPSRDRVAAYRGLRDEIEGMIGNINGDHADLGVTAVHYLHQRHSREEIVALYLAADVLVVTPLRDGMNLVAKEFVAARADGGGALVLSEFAGAADELDAAYLCNPHDLSDLKRTILRAMRDEADDARRRMHVMRQRVLAHDVHAWAAGFLAAVETMSPQVTRG; from the coding sequence ATGGGTCTCACCCAGCCCGATCAGCACCGCGGGACCCGAGTCGAGTTCCCCTCTCATCCCACCTTCGACGAGGTCGTGGTGGCCAACCGGCTGCCCGTGACGCGTGACCTCGACGAGGACGGTTCCGGTCTCTGGAGAACCAGCCCCGGTGGCTTGGTGACCGCCATGGGCGCCATCACGGGTGGACGCCGGGGGGCGTGGGTGGGGTGGACCGGGGACGCCGATGAGGTGCCCGAGCCCTTCGTCCTGGGGGGCTCCACACACCTCGTTCCGCTGTCCTTGGGCCACGACGAGGTCAGCGACTTCCACGAGGGATTCAGCACTGCCACCTTGTGGCCGCTGTACCACGACGTGATCGCGCAGCCCGTCTTCCGCCACCGGTGGTGGGACGCCTATCTGCGGGTCAACGAGCGCTTCGCCAGCTCCGCTGCGGCATGCGCTGCGCCGGGCGCCACCGTGTGGGTCCACGACTACCAGCTCCAGCTGGTCCCCGATCTGATCCGCCGCGCCCGGCCGGACGTGCGGATCGGGTGGTTCAACCACATCCCCTTCCCCGCCGCGGAACTCTTCTCGCAGCTGCCCTGGCGCGAGGAGGTGCTGCGCGGACTCCTGGGGGCAGACGTGCTCGGTTTCCAGCGCCGGTCTGACGCGGACAACTTCCTCCGCACCTGCGCACAGGTCCTCGGCCTGTCGACCGAACCGGGATCGATCATCTGCCCGGACAGCACCACGGCCGACCCCGCTGCCGCACCGCGACGGGTCAGCGTCACGGCCATGCCGGTCTCCGTCGACGCCCAACAGATCCACGAGCTGGCCCGCAGCCGTCGGGTGACCGAACGGTCGCGCGAGATCCGCCGGAGTCTGGGCGACCCGAAGACGCTGCTGCTGGGCGTGGACCGACTCGACTACACCAAGGGCATCCGTCACCGCTTGCGGGCCGTGTCCGAGCTCTTGGCAGAAGGAGAGCTCGTCGCCGGCGAGCACGCCGTCGTGCAGGTCGCCACTCCCAGCCGCGACCGGGTCGCTGCCTACCGGGGCCTGCGAGACGAGATCGAGGGCATGATCGGCAACATCAACGGGGACCATGCAGACCTGGGCGTCACGGCCGTCCACTATCTGCACCAGCGGCACTCTCGCGAGGAGATCGTCGCCCTGTACCTGGCCGCCGACGTCCTGGTGGTCACCCCCCTGCGCGACGGGATGAACCTGGTGGCCAAGGAGTTCGTCGCCGCGCGTGCCGACGGGGGCGGCGCCCTGGTCCTGAGTGAGTTCGCCGGGGCCGCCGACGAACTCGACGCCGCCTACCTGTGCAATCCGCACGACCTCAGCGATCTCAAGCGCACCATCCTGCGAGCCATGCGCGACGAAGCGGACGACGCGCGCCGACGGATGCACGTGATGCGTCAGCGGGTCCTGGCGCACGACGTCCACGCGTGGGCCGCAGGATTCTTGGCCGCCGTGGAGACGATGTCGCCGCAGGTGACCCGTGGCTGA
- a CDS encoding cation diffusion facilitator family transporter, with product MSTPGALSFGRTRLPDEQGTALRRAIRLEWVTLGYMATCIVVVSFAMGSSQAMKAAWVEDMLALIPPIAFLFAQRRARRPVDAEHPYGHHRAVGGGHLAAAVALLGMGVYLIVDSAMGLLRGEHPPVGTVDLFGHVVWAGWVMIAAMVYTAIGPVILGRIKLPLADTLHDRVLYNDADMQKADWRTATGTIVGVLGIGVGLWWADAVVAIAISVSIIRDGWTNVRHASGALMDAQARTVDGTRRHPLTEQVDEALEEIAWVHSSHSRVRDMGHVFHVESFVVPHAGHTADIDDLEHAAQVARDLDWKVDDVVIVPVRQIPEAFTR from the coding sequence GTGAGCACGCCGGGAGCGCTCTCCTTCGGGCGCACCCGTCTACCGGACGAGCAGGGCACGGCCCTGCGGCGGGCCATCCGGCTCGAGTGGGTGACCCTGGGGTATATGGCGACCTGCATCGTCGTGGTCTCCTTCGCGATGGGCAGCTCGCAGGCGATGAAGGCGGCGTGGGTGGAGGACATGCTCGCCCTCATCCCGCCGATCGCCTTCCTGTTCGCGCAGCGGCGCGCCCGACGCCCGGTGGACGCCGAGCACCCCTACGGTCACCATCGCGCCGTCGGTGGCGGACACCTGGCGGCCGCGGTCGCCCTCCTGGGCATGGGCGTCTACCTCATCGTCGACTCGGCGATGGGTCTGCTGCGCGGCGAGCACCCTCCGGTCGGGACCGTCGACCTCTTCGGTCATGTGGTGTGGGCGGGCTGGGTGATGATCGCCGCGATGGTCTACACCGCCATCGGCCCCGTCATCCTGGGACGGATCAAGCTGCCGCTCGCGGACACCCTGCACGACCGGGTCCTGTACAACGACGCCGACATGCAGAAGGCGGACTGGCGCACTGCGACCGGGACGATCGTCGGTGTCCTCGGCATCGGGGTCGGGCTGTGGTGGGCGGACGCGGTCGTCGCGATCGCGATCTCCGTGTCGATCATCCGCGACGGGTGGACCAACGTGCGACACGCCTCGGGCGCGCTCATGGACGCCCAGGCCCGCACGGTGGACGGGACGCGGCGCCACCCCCTGACCGAGCAGGTCGACGAGGCACTCGAGGAGATCGCGTGGGTGCACAGCAGCCACAGCCGCGTGCGCGACATGGGGCACGTCTTCCATGTGGAGAGCTTCGTCGTGCCGCACGCGGGCCACACCGCCGACATCGACGATCTCGAGCACGCCGCCCAGGTGGCGCGTGACCTCGACTGGAAGGTCGACGACGTCGTCATCGTCCCCGTTCGGCAGATCCCCGAGGCCTTCACCCGCTGA
- a CDS encoding glycosyltransferase: protein MIGYYIHHHGSGHLHRARAVAASWGSQITGLSSLPRPADWPGEWVRLEDDAPVDPGADVTAGGHLHWVPRRHPGLGQRMGALSAWLVAAKPRVLVCDVSVEVAVLARLHGVPVVTVVQPGERSDDPHLLGYGISDALVALWPETADIRTGLPLRLRSRIRYLGGLSRFPATAAGAVRDRSVAVLWGRGGGADPERLLEAARAGSAGWTWTMLGGQTWSADPFAVLSTAEVVITHAGQNAVAETAAARRPAVVIPQIRPFWEQHVTARALRAPRWPATVLDTLPRRGWTDLLERTAGLDGSAWSAWCDDRAASRFVQVVREVAAA, encoded by the coding sequence GTGATCGGCTACTACATCCACCACCACGGCTCTGGACACCTGCACCGCGCCCGGGCGGTCGCCGCGTCGTGGGGGTCACAGATCACCGGGCTGTCCTCGCTCCCCCGCCCCGCGGACTGGCCGGGCGAGTGGGTCCGCTTGGAGGACGACGCGCCCGTCGACCCGGGTGCCGACGTCACGGCCGGTGGGCACCTGCACTGGGTCCCGCGCAGGCACCCCGGCCTGGGGCAGCGCATGGGTGCGCTGTCGGCGTGGCTCGTCGCCGCCAAGCCGCGCGTGCTCGTCTGCGACGTCTCGGTAGAGGTCGCGGTGCTGGCGCGCCTGCACGGGGTCCCTGTCGTCACCGTCGTGCAACCGGGCGAGCGCTCCGACGACCCCCACCTGCTCGGGTACGGGATCTCCGACGCCCTGGTGGCCCTGTGGCCGGAGACCGCCGACATCCGCACCGGTCTCCCCCTTCGCCTCCGCTCGCGCATCCGGTACCTGGGCGGACTGTCCCGTTTCCCCGCCACCGCCGCCGGTGCGGTCCGGGACAGGAGCGTGGCCGTGCTGTGGGGACGCGGCGGAGGGGCTGACCCGGAGCGCCTCCTCGAGGCCGCCCGGGCAGGCAGTGCGGGCTGGACCTGGACGATGCTGGGCGGGCAGACCTGGAGCGCGGACCCCTTCGCCGTCCTCTCCACCGCCGAGGTCGTCATCACCCATGCGGGGCAGAACGCCGTCGCCGAGACAGCCGCGGCCCGCCGGCCGGCCGTCGTCATCCCCCAGATCCGCCCCTTCTGGGAGCAACACGTGACCGCCCGAGCGCTGCGGGCCCCCCGCTGGCCGGCCACCGTCCTCGACACCCTCCCCCGACGCGGGTGGACGGACCTGCTCGAACGCACCGCTGGACTCGACGGCAGCGCATGGTCTGCATGGTGCGACGACCGTGCCGCGTCACGTTTCGTACAGGTTGTGCGGGAGGTGGCGGCGGCATGA
- a CDS encoding glycosyltransferase family 2 protein produces MSTVALITIVHGRHDHLANQAVTVTDGTRRPDLWVVVAMNDPTLTVAGACVLHLDTDLPGLPLAAARNLGARHAISLGADVLVFLDVDCLPGPRLVEASAAAVDDAPDVVWSGVVTYLPPPPDRGYALTDLQTLDAPHPGRPAPDAGERLDNPDPDLFWSLCFALHRHTWQRIGGFCEEYVGYGGEDTDFARVVHERGFRHGWLGDARAYHQHHEIESPPVRHVDAIVRNAAIFHDRWGVWPMTTWLNAFAELGLVECHDGRWRRTQAHDVPAVPERQTPGTTSGAQPRSGHV; encoded by the coding sequence ATGAGCACCGTCGCTCTCATCACCATCGTGCACGGGCGCCATGACCACCTCGCGAACCAGGCCGTGACCGTGACGGACGGCACCCGGCGCCCCGATCTGTGGGTCGTCGTGGCCATGAACGACCCGACGCTCACCGTGGCGGGGGCGTGTGTGCTCCACCTGGACACCGACCTGCCGGGCCTGCCCCTGGCCGCCGCCCGCAACCTCGGGGCACGGCACGCCATCTCCCTGGGTGCCGACGTCCTGGTCTTCCTCGACGTGGACTGCCTGCCCGGACCACGACTCGTCGAAGCCAGTGCCGCCGCCGTCGACGACGCGCCGGACGTCGTGTGGTCGGGGGTGGTGACCTATCTGCCGCCGCCACCGGACCGCGGCTACGCCCTCACCGACCTGCAGACCCTCGACGCGCCCCACCCCGGGCGGCCGGCTCCCGACGCGGGAGAGCGTCTGGACAACCCTGACCCCGACCTCTTCTGGTCGTTGTGCTTCGCGCTCCACCGCCACACGTGGCAACGCATCGGCGGATTCTGCGAGGAGTACGTCGGCTACGGCGGGGAGGACACCGACTTCGCCCGGGTCGTGCACGAGCGCGGCTTCCGGCACGGGTGGCTCGGCGATGCCCGGGCGTACCACCAGCACCATGAGATCGAATCACCACCGGTGCGGCACGTCGACGCCATCGTGCGCAACGCAGCGATCTTCCACGACAGATGGGGCGTCTGGCCGATGACGACGTGGCTGAACGCCTTCGCCGAGCTCGGCCTGGTCGAGTGCCACGACGGTCGATGGCGCCGCACGCAGGCGCACGATGTCCCGGCCGTGCCCGAACGGCAGACCCCTGGGACCACCTCGGGCGCGCAGCCTCGCTCCGGGCACGTCTGA
- a CDS encoding glycosyltransferase: protein MRICLIGSSRFPIREPFAGGLEAHTHALARELLRRGHDVSLFAAAGSDPALNVVHLPCAVYESDEESRRDVAAPPEQWMDEHHAYLGLMMDLVRSGRRSFDVIHNNSLHHLPIAMSSAVDLPIITTLHTPPVPWLTSAIAYAGDNCHFVSVSHATARAWSPMIASTPVHNGIDLDQWSPGPGGGPAVWSGRIVPEKAPHQAARAARSIGMPLWIAGEILDRRYFTTEVQPLLGDGIEYVGHLTHRELTDLVGRATVAVVTPAWEEPFGLVAVEALACGTPVAAFARGALGEIVDETTGALAPGGDVPALALAMRAAATRDRVVVRAAARARFSHSAMVDSYVDLYRRATGATTEDPAA from the coding sequence CTGCGCATCTGCCTCATCGGATCGAGCCGCTTCCCGATCAGGGAGCCCTTCGCCGGGGGCCTCGAGGCACACACCCATGCCCTGGCCCGAGAGCTCCTGCGACGGGGGCATGACGTCTCCCTCTTCGCCGCGGCCGGATCCGATCCCGCGCTGAACGTGGTGCACCTGCCCTGCGCCGTCTACGAGTCCGACGAGGAGTCCCGCCGCGACGTGGCCGCTCCCCCGGAGCAGTGGATGGACGAGCACCACGCCTACCTGGGGCTGATGATGGACTTGGTACGCAGCGGGCGTCGCTCCTTCGACGTCATCCACAACAACAGCCTTCATCACCTGCCGATCGCGATGTCGAGCGCCGTCGACCTCCCGATCATCACCACCCTGCACACCCCACCCGTCCCATGGCTGACGTCGGCGATCGCCTACGCCGGGGACAACTGCCACTTCGTCTCGGTCAGCCACGCGACGGCCCGCGCGTGGTCACCCATGATCGCCAGCACCCCGGTGCACAACGGCATCGACCTCGATCAGTGGTCCCCCGGACCCGGTGGCGGACCGGCCGTGTGGTCGGGGCGGATCGTCCCGGAGAAGGCGCCGCACCAGGCGGCCCGGGCGGCGCGTTCGATCGGGATGCCGCTGTGGATCGCCGGCGAGATCCTCGACCGGCGCTATTTCACGACCGAAGTCCAGCCGCTCCTCGGGGACGGCATCGAGTACGTCGGACACCTGACGCACCGCGAGCTCACCGATCTCGTGGGTCGGGCCACCGTCGCCGTCGTCACCCCCGCGTGGGAGGAGCCCTTCGGGCTCGTCGCCGTCGAGGCCTTGGCCTGCGGCACCCCGGTGGCAGCATTCGCGCGGGGCGCCCTGGGCGAGATCGTCGACGAGACGACAGGCGCGCTGGCCCCGGGCGGGGACGTCCCGGCCCTGGCGCTGGCGATGCGCGCCGCCGCCACCCGCGACCGCGTGGTCGTGCGAGCGGCCGCCCGTGCGCGGTTCTCCCACTCAGCGATGGTCGACAGCTACGTGGACCTCTACCGTCGCGCGACCGGGGCCACGACCGAGGACCCGGCCGCGTGA